A window of Corallococcus macrosporus DSM 14697 contains these coding sequences:
- a CDS encoding DUF1521 domain-containing protein, which translates to MSNGIGGVGGNRQLTTTQGPGSNVNSSTIARNAQLIESTLNLVEKAVDLAGQAVGVAGKALDQMSQSAAPSKQAGASSASAAFPAERPNPLDAVREANSLKVDDSSGKITTPGGYTIEQLGKFEWRVTGPDGNNTRVWGDPHVDESDGGKFDFKRDTSFVLGDGTRINCTTVPWGNKGMTVTGQLDIVYGDSHVRVTDIDKGKGKVGQVTQNGMDEVVRFHSNQSADVFHMGKNAADWSFHGKEIVGHENGGEKHKVGEAIITENRGMAFNYAAAADAPAAGEVAQNWDMNTNLPQVKPLPWDMSSAKPDVKKLNEAFDSISKVFEQLKNTQANGFNPFSKTDDLFGSYDKNQHRSGLTQSFKALSDMFGALEKLSKLNDMVRFRGPQSF; encoded by the coding sequence ATGTCGAACGGAATCGGCGGAGTTGGCGGTAACCGGCAGCTCACCACGACGCAGGGGCCGGGTAGCAACGTCAACAGCTCGACGATCGCGCGCAACGCGCAGCTCATCGAGTCGACGCTGAATCTGGTGGAGAAGGCGGTCGACCTGGCGGGCCAGGCGGTGGGCGTGGCGGGCAAGGCGCTGGATCAGATGTCCCAGTCCGCCGCCCCCTCGAAGCAGGCCGGCGCCTCCAGCGCCAGCGCGGCCTTCCCGGCCGAGCGTCCGAACCCCCTTGACGCGGTGCGCGAGGCCAACTCCCTGAAGGTGGACGACAGCAGCGGGAAGATCACCACCCCGGGCGGCTACACCATCGAGCAGCTGGGCAAGTTCGAGTGGCGCGTGACGGGGCCGGACGGCAACAACACCCGCGTGTGGGGTGACCCGCACGTCGACGAGAGCGACGGCGGCAAGTTCGACTTCAAGCGCGACACGTCCTTCGTCCTGGGCGACGGCACCCGCATCAACTGCACCACCGTGCCCTGGGGCAACAAGGGCATGACGGTGACGGGCCAGCTCGACATCGTCTACGGCGACAGCCACGTGCGCGTGACGGACATCGACAAGGGCAAGGGCAAGGTCGGCCAGGTCACCCAGAACGGCATGGACGAGGTCGTCCGGTTCCACTCGAACCAGTCCGCGGACGTGTTCCACATGGGCAAGAACGCGGCCGACTGGTCGTTCCACGGCAAGGAGATTGTCGGCCACGAGAACGGCGGCGAGAAGCACAAGGTCGGCGAGGCCATCATCACCGAGAACCGCGGCATGGCCTTCAACTACGCGGCGGCGGCGGACGCCCCCGCGGCGGGTGAGGTGGCCCAGAACTGGGACATGAACACCAACCTGCCCCAGGTGAAGCCGCTGCCCTGGGACATGAGCAGCGCCAAGCCCGATGTGAAGAAGCTGAACGAGGCGTTCGACTCCATCAGCAAGGTGTTCGAGCAGCTCAAGAACACCCAGGCGAACGGCTTCAACCCGTTCAGCAAGACGGACGACCTGTTCGGGTCCTACGACAAGAACCAGCACCGGTCCGGGCTGACCCAGTCCTTCAAGGCGCTGAGCGACATGTTCGGAGCCCTGGAGAAGCTGTCCAAGCTGAATGATATGGTCCGCTTCCGCGGTCCCCAGTCGTTCTAA
- a CDS encoding tetratricopeptide repeat protein, whose translation MSDSTPKGETEKAVVPEPLAEAVIRGEVTLGQFLNLSDTQLYAWADKAYQLLQAGSSQQALQIFQGLTAAAPTNAVFHAQLGATFMTLERFDEAFDAFRMALQFNDGHVDALVGRGEIQLRRGNVPEALADLSKAIQLDPGLKRRATQRAHATLRTLKQQADQVKKSR comes from the coding sequence GTGAGCGACTCCACCCCCAAGGGTGAAACAGAGAAGGCCGTCGTCCCGGAGCCCCTCGCCGAGGCGGTCATCCGCGGCGAAGTCACCCTGGGGCAGTTCCTCAATCTCTCCGACACGCAGCTCTATGCCTGGGCGGACAAGGCCTATCAGCTCCTCCAGGCGGGGAGCTCGCAGCAGGCGCTGCAGATCTTCCAGGGCCTGACGGCGGCGGCTCCGACGAACGCCGTCTTCCACGCGCAGCTCGGCGCGACGTTCATGACGCTGGAGCGCTTCGACGAGGCGTTCGACGCCTTCCGGATGGCGCTCCAGTTCAATGATGGCCACGTGGACGCGCTGGTCGGCCGGGGCGAAATCCAGTTGCGCCGGGGCAATGTCCCGGAGGCGCTCGCGGACCTGAGCAAGGCCATCCAACTGGACCCGGGCCTCAAGCGCCGCGCCACCCAGCGCGCCCATGCGACGCTGCGCACCCTCAAGCAGCAGGCCGACCAGGTGAAGAAGTCCCGGTAG
- a CDS encoding SycD/LcrH family type III secretion system chaperone, which yields MAVLDPDDPKDEARLDALLQRWADGKATLRDVRGYSDDELYAIAKTAYFFFYQGRVSEARTLFQGLYAVNPTDAYFAKALGVVEMAAGNGQGALAAFDVAAKLTPHDPSVYVGRAEVKLAMGQKPQALEDLRRAAAMQPGDDPVVRKAAAMITALSRR from the coding sequence ATGGCGGTCCTGGACCCGGATGATCCGAAGGACGAGGCGAGGCTGGACGCGCTGCTGCAGCGCTGGGCGGACGGCAAGGCCACGCTGCGGGATGTGCGTGGCTATTCGGACGACGAGCTCTACGCCATCGCCAAGACGGCCTATTTCTTCTTCTACCAGGGCCGGGTGAGCGAGGCGCGCACGCTCTTCCAGGGCCTGTATGCGGTGAACCCGACGGATGCCTACTTCGCCAAGGCCCTGGGCGTGGTGGAGATGGCCGCGGGGAACGGGCAGGGGGCGCTGGCGGCCTTCGACGTGGCGGCCAAGCTGACGCCGCATGATCCGTCCGTCTACGTGGGCCGCGCGGAGGTGAAGCTGGCCATGGGCCAGAAGCCCCAGGCCCTGGAGGATCTGCGCCGGGCGGCCGCGATGCAGCCGGGGGACGACCCCGTGGTGCGCAAGGCCGCGGCCATGATCACCGCGCTGAGCCGCCGCTGA
- a CDS encoding EscU/YscU/HrcU family type III secretion system export apparatus switch protein: MSDDAEIAIALKYDKEKDGAPRVVAKGMRLKAEKIREIAREHNIPLMRNVNLANALYRVEVGQEVPEELYDAVAEVLNFVYELQREQAAAAARR, from the coding sequence ATGAGTGACGACGCCGAAATCGCCATCGCGTTGAAGTACGACAAGGAGAAGGACGGCGCGCCGCGCGTGGTGGCCAAGGGCATGCGGCTCAAGGCGGAGAAGATTCGGGAGATTGCCCGCGAGCACAACATCCCGCTCATGCGGAACGTGAACCTGGCCAACGCGCTCTACCGCGTGGAGGTGGGCCAGGAGGTCCCCGAGGAGCTGTATGACGCCGTGGCCGAGGTCCTCAACTTCGTCTACGAGCTGCAACGCGAGCAGGCGGCCGCCGCCGCCAGGCGCTAG
- the sctU gene encoding type III secretion system export apparatus subunit SctU, whose amino-acid sequence MSDESGEKTEEPSQKKLDDSRKKGQVWKSKDLSGVGVLLVGLGAVKGSWDMMETELMSLFTFSFDHLTNPVDLSVATGQLLYLGVRAVVLVSLPVLAGGAIVGGLMEYLQVGTLFTMDPLMPKMEKLNPIQGMKNLFNKKAIVELLKNLVKISVTAYVVYGVVRDAMPLVAETVRQDTRGIMAIMGELVTRVATRVALLFVLFGVFDVWWQRKSFMKDMMMTKEEVKKEYKQSEGDPHHKAKRKEMHQEIMEGAQMEAVREADVIVTNPDHVAVALKYDREKDGAPRVLARGIDFKAERIKAIAREQDVPTLRNVPLAHALLRVEVGQEVPEELYDAVAEVLNFVYGLKSGQPAPEGRA is encoded by the coding sequence ATGTCGGACGAGAGCGGAGAAAAAACAGAAGAGCCATCCCAGAAGAAGCTGGATGACTCACGCAAGAAGGGCCAGGTCTGGAAGAGCAAGGACCTGAGCGGCGTGGGCGTGCTCCTGGTGGGCCTGGGCGCCGTCAAGGGGAGCTGGGACATGATGGAGACGGAGCTGATGTCGCTCTTCACGTTCTCCTTCGACCACCTGACGAACCCGGTGGACCTGTCCGTGGCCACCGGTCAGCTGCTCTACCTGGGCGTGCGCGCGGTGGTGCTGGTGTCGCTGCCGGTGCTGGCGGGCGGGGCCATCGTCGGCGGGCTGATGGAGTACCTCCAGGTGGGGACGCTCTTCACCATGGACCCGCTCATGCCGAAGATGGAGAAGCTCAATCCCATCCAGGGCATGAAGAACCTGTTCAACAAGAAGGCGATTGTCGAGCTGCTGAAGAACCTGGTCAAAATCTCCGTCACCGCCTACGTCGTCTACGGCGTGGTGCGGGACGCCATGCCCCTGGTGGCCGAAACGGTGCGGCAGGACACGCGCGGCATCATGGCCATCATGGGGGAGCTGGTGACGCGCGTGGCCACGCGGGTGGCGCTCCTCTTCGTCCTCTTCGGCGTCTTCGACGTCTGGTGGCAGCGCAAGTCCTTCATGAAGGACATGATGATGACGAAGGAGGAGGTGAAGAAGGAGTACAAGCAGAGCGAGGGCGACCCGCACCACAAGGCCAAGCGCAAGGAGATGCACCAGGAGATCATGGAAGGGGCGCAGATGGAGGCCGTGCGCGAGGCCGACGTCATCGTCACCAACCCGGACCACGTGGCGGTGGCCCTCAAGTACGACCGGGAGAAGGACGGCGCGCCGCGCGTGCTGGCCCGGGGCATCGACTTCAAGGCCGAGCGCATCAAGGCCATTGCCCGCGAGCAGGACGTGCCCACGCTGCGCAACGTGCCCCTGGCCCACGCCCTGCTGCGGGTGGAGGTGGGGCAGGAAGTCCCGGAGGAGCTCTACGACGCGGTCGCCGAGGTCCTCAACTTCGTCTACGGCTTGAAGTCCGGCCAGCCCGCCCCGGAGGGCCGCGCGTGA